One Pygocentrus nattereri isolate fPygNat1 chromosome 23, fPygNat1.pri, whole genome shotgun sequence genomic window carries:
- the LOC108437174 gene encoding annexin A1-like has product MAFFQKLIQKFTDDKSKDNDKGKDSSKGSAQPYYGTIKPDPNFNANRDAAALQKAIETKGVDETAITDILASRTNAQRQEIKAAYERDTGKDLAKTLKSVLRSHYEDVVLALLMTPAQFDAHELKQAMKGLGTKEKVLCEILGTRSNQEIRLIKAAFKEAYGEELEHDIKGDTSGCFQTALLALCKATRSEDSNIDDGLAKSDAKALFEAGEKRLGTVSSVFIDILTSRSEAQLCKIFKQYEKIGTQGFNNAVEHELSGDLEDCLMTLVKAAWNKPAYFAERLHLAMKGAGTNCSTLTRVLVSRSEKDLLKIIQEYKRIYGKTLQEAILAETKGDYEKILLLLCGDH; this is encoded by the exons ATGGCATTTTTCCAGAAACTAATACAAAAATTTACTGACGACAAGTCAAAAGACAATGACAAG GGTAAAGATTCTTCCAAAGGAAGTGCCCAGCCTTACTATGGAACCATCAAGCCAGATCCTAACTTCAATGCCAACAGAGATGCTGCTGCTTTACAAAAAGCCATTGAAACCAAAG GTGTGGATGAGACTGCCATCACAGATATTCTTGCCAGCAGAACTAATGCACAGAGACAGGAGATCAAAGCAGCCTATGAACGGGACACTGGAAAA GACCTTGCAAAGACTTTGAAATCAGTACTAAGGTCCCACTATGAAGATGTGGTCCTGGCCCTCTTGATGACACCAGCCCAGTTTGATGCCCATGAGCTCAAGCAGGCCATGAAG GGTTTGGGAACCAAAGAAAAGGTCCTATGTGAAATTCTTGGTACCAGATCAAACCAGGAGATAAGACTGATTAAAGCTGCCTTCAAAGAAG CATATGGAGAGGAGCTGGAACATGACATTAAAGGGGACACgagtggatgttttcagacagCCCTGCTTGCCCTATGCAAG GCTACCAGAAGTGAGGACTCTAACATTGATGATGGTCTGGCAAAAAGCGATGCAAAG GCTCTCTTTGAAGCTGGGGAGAAAAGGTTGGGAACGGTGTCCTCTGTCTTCATCGACATTCTTACATCCAGGAGCGAAGCTCAGCTGTGCAAAA TTTTCAAGCAGTATGAAAAGATTGGCACACAAGGCTTTAATAATGCAGTGGAGCATGAACTCAGTGGCGACTTAGAGGACTGTCTCATGACCCTAG TGAAGGCAGCCTGGAACAAGCCTGCATACTTTGCTGAAAGGCTGCATCTAGCTATGAAG GGTGCAGGGACCAACTGCAGCACCCTGACCAGAGTTCTAGTGAGTCGCTCAGAGAAGGACCTGCTGAAAATTATACAGGAGTACAAAAGGATTTATGGCAAAACCCTTCAGGAAGCAATTCTT GCTGAAACAAAGGGAGATTATGAGAAGattctgctgctgctctgtggGGATCACTGA